In Rutidosis leptorrhynchoides isolate AG116_Rl617_1_P2 chromosome 2, CSIRO_AGI_Rlap_v1, whole genome shotgun sequence, one genomic interval encodes:
- the LOC139894155 gene encoding uncharacterized protein isoform X1, producing the protein MSYTNASTGSGSRTAGRTIEFGSTYVVRPKGKHQATLVWLHGLGDNGSRYISELYSIGILFYCMFNCSWSQVLDNLPLPNIKWICPTAPTRPVTVLGGFHCTAWFDEGQLSEYGPNDVEGLDASVSHIANLLSTEPSDVKLGIGGFSMGAACALYSATCFAQGRYGNGNAYPVNLKAIVGLSGWLPGGWGLRNVIQGSHDAIRRAASLPIFLCHGLGDEVVPYKFGEMSSQILSSSGFVNVAFKTYEGLGHYTIPKEMEDVCQWLNERLEN; encoded by the exons ATGAGTTACACAAACGCTTCTACTGGTTCTG GTAGTAGGACGGCTGGGAGAACGATTGAGTTTGGCAGCACGTACGTGGTGAGGCCAAAAGGGAAGCACCAAGCAACACTAGTTTGGTTGCATGGTCTTGGAGATAACGGCTCTAGGTATATTAGTGAACTCTATAGTATTGGTATACTTTTT TACTGCATGTTTAATTGCAGTTGGTCTCAAGTGTTGGACAATCTTCCTCTCCCAAAT ATTAAGTGGATATGCCCAACTGCTCCTACGCGCCCAGTGACCGTGCTTGGTGGATTTCACTGCACTGCAT GGTTTGATGAGGGACAACTTTCAGAATATGGGCCAAATGATGTCGAAGGTCTAGATGCTTCAGTTTCACACATAGCAAACTTATTATCTACAGAGCCATCTGATG TTAAACTTGGTATCGGGGGATTCAGTATGGGTGCTGCGTGTGCATTGTACTCTGCAACTTGTTTCGCACAAGGAAGATATGGAAATGGGAACGCGTATCCAGTTAACTTAAAGGCGATTGTTGGATTAAGTGGTTGGCTTCCTGGTGGATG GGGGTTGAGAAACGTGATACAAGGATCACATGACGCTATTAGACGTGCTGCCTCATTGCCAATTTTTCTATGTCATGGACTTG GTGACGAAGTTGTCCCATACAAATTTGGAGAGATGTCGTCTCAGATCTTGAGTTCGTCTGGATTTGTAAATGTTGCGTTCAAGACATACGAAGG GCTTGGGCATTACACGATCCCTAAAGAAATGGAGGATGTTTGTCAATGGCTTAATGAAAGGCTTGAAAATTAA
- the LOC139894155 gene encoding uncharacterized protein isoform X2, which translates to MSYTNASTGSGSRTAGRTIEFGSTYVVRPKGKHQATLVWLHGLGDNGSSWSQVLDNLPLPNIKWICPTAPTRPVTVLGGFHCTAWFDEGQLSEYGPNDVEGLDASVSHIANLLSTEPSDVKLGIGGFSMGAACALYSATCFAQGRYGNGNAYPVNLKAIVGLSGWLPGGWGLRNVIQGSHDAIRRAASLPIFLCHGLGDEVVPYKFGEMSSQILSSSGFVNVAFKTYEGLGHYTIPKEMEDVCQWLNERLEN; encoded by the exons ATGAGTTACACAAACGCTTCTACTGGTTCTG GTAGTAGGACGGCTGGGAGAACGATTGAGTTTGGCAGCACGTACGTGGTGAGGCCAAAAGGGAAGCACCAAGCAACACTAGTTTGGTTGCATGGTCTTGGAGATAACGGCTCTAG TTGGTCTCAAGTGTTGGACAATCTTCCTCTCCCAAAT ATTAAGTGGATATGCCCAACTGCTCCTACGCGCCCAGTGACCGTGCTTGGTGGATTTCACTGCACTGCAT GGTTTGATGAGGGACAACTTTCAGAATATGGGCCAAATGATGTCGAAGGTCTAGATGCTTCAGTTTCACACATAGCAAACTTATTATCTACAGAGCCATCTGATG TTAAACTTGGTATCGGGGGATTCAGTATGGGTGCTGCGTGTGCATTGTACTCTGCAACTTGTTTCGCACAAGGAAGATATGGAAATGGGAACGCGTATCCAGTTAACTTAAAGGCGATTGTTGGATTAAGTGGTTGGCTTCCTGGTGGATG GGGGTTGAGAAACGTGATACAAGGATCACATGACGCTATTAGACGTGCTGCCTCATTGCCAATTTTTCTATGTCATGGACTTG GTGACGAAGTTGTCCCATACAAATTTGGAGAGATGTCGTCTCAGATCTTGAGTTCGTCTGGATTTGTAAATGTTGCGTTCAAGACATACGAAGG GCTTGGGCATTACACGATCCCTAAAGAAATGGAGGATGTTTGTCAATGGCTTAATGAAAGGCTTGAAAATTAA